One window of Curtobacterium sp. 458 genomic DNA carries:
- a CDS encoding beta-galactosidase, giving the protein MTTTTQPTVATGALGLGSTGLAFGCDYNPEQWDPEVWVEDVRLMREAGVNLVAINVFGWSHVEPRQGEYDFSALDRVIELLHDTGIGVDLGTGTASTPPWLTTAHPEVLPVVADGTTRWPGGRQAFCPSSPVYREHALALVRATAERYGDHPAVKLWHVSNELGCHNAHCYCDVSAEAFRTWLRARYGSVEELNAAWGTAFWSQRYSAWEQVLPPRATLSSTNPGQTLDFDRFSSDELLAHHRAEAEVLRSLSDKPVTTNFMVAAHITAMDYWTWTGDMDVIANDHYLDHRLPRPHVELAFAADTTRGLAGGAPWLLMEHSTGAVNWQPHNVAKAPGEMLRNTAAHIARGADGVCFFQWRASVQGSEKFHSALLPHAGTDSRTWRDVVELGSLVERLGELRGSRVTADVALVFSWENQWAADLEAHPTTALKYLEQVHALHGALWDLGVTVDVVAPGAPLDGYAVVLVPELYLVRDEHAAVIADHVAGGGRAVVTFFSGIVDERDRVRRGGYPGAFRELLGVRVDEFLPLPAGGEVHLSDGSVGTVWREPVELRGATSVLDYTDGEVAGSPAVTRNDHGAGAAWYVSTVLAAETLRGLLRDVLDEAGVSPDPAAQPGLEVVRRRDDQHEWVFLLNHTDRAVEHHEAGHELVADRAVAGTTTIAPGGTQIIRTDRKRP; this is encoded by the coding sequence CGTGAACCTCGTCGCGATCAACGTCTTCGGGTGGTCGCACGTCGAGCCGCGCCAGGGCGAGTACGACTTCAGCGCACTCGACCGCGTCATCGAGCTCCTGCACGACACCGGCATCGGGGTCGACCTCGGCACCGGCACCGCGTCCACCCCGCCGTGGCTCACGACCGCGCACCCCGAGGTCCTGCCGGTCGTCGCCGACGGCACCACCCGCTGGCCCGGTGGGCGACAGGCGTTCTGCCCGAGCTCCCCGGTCTACCGCGAGCACGCCCTCGCCCTCGTCCGTGCCACGGCCGAGCGGTACGGCGACCACCCGGCCGTGAAGCTCTGGCACGTCTCGAACGAGCTCGGCTGCCACAACGCCCACTGCTACTGCGACGTCTCCGCCGAGGCCTTCCGCACCTGGCTCCGGGCCCGCTACGGCTCCGTCGAGGAACTCAACGCCGCGTGGGGCACCGCGTTCTGGAGCCAGCGCTACTCCGCGTGGGAGCAGGTCCTGCCGCCCCGGGCCACGCTGTCCTCCACCAACCCCGGCCAGACGCTCGACTTCGACCGGTTCTCGTCCGACGAACTCCTCGCCCACCACCGCGCCGAGGCCGAGGTCCTGCGCAGCCTGAGCGACAAGCCCGTCACGACGAACTTCATGGTCGCCGCGCACATCACGGCGATGGACTACTGGACGTGGACCGGCGACATGGACGTCATCGCCAACGACCACTACCTCGACCACCGCCTGCCCCGGCCGCACGTCGAGCTCGCCTTCGCCGCCGACACCACGCGCGGTCTCGCCGGTGGCGCCCCGTGGCTCCTCATGGAGCACTCGACGGGCGCCGTGAACTGGCAGCCGCACAACGTGGCGAAGGCCCCTGGCGAGATGCTGCGGAACACCGCGGCGCACATCGCCCGCGGAGCCGACGGCGTCTGCTTCTTCCAGTGGCGTGCGTCCGTGCAGGGCAGCGAGAAGTTCCACTCCGCGCTGCTCCCGCACGCCGGCACCGACTCCCGCACCTGGCGTGACGTCGTCGAACTGGGTTCCCTGGTCGAACGGCTCGGCGAGCTCCGCGGGTCCCGCGTCACCGCGGACGTCGCGCTCGTGTTCAGCTGGGAGAACCAGTGGGCGGCCGACCTGGAGGCCCACCCCACCACCGCGCTCAAGTACCTGGAGCAGGTGCACGCGCTCCACGGCGCACTGTGGGACCTCGGCGTCACGGTCGACGTCGTCGCGCCGGGGGCACCCCTCGACGGGTACGCCGTCGTCCTCGTCCCCGAGCTGTACCTCGTCCGCGACGAGCACGCCGCGGTGATCGCCGACCACGTCGCCGGCGGAGGTCGAGCGGTCGTGACGTTCTTCAGCGGCATCGTCGACGAGCGCGACCGGGTCCGCCGCGGTGGCTACCCCGGGGCGTTCCGCGAGCTCCTCGGCGTCCGCGTCGACGAGTTCCTCCCGCTGCCCGCTGGCGGCGAGGTGCACCTGTCGGACGGGTCCGTCGGCACGGTGTGGCGCGAGCCGGTCGAGCTCCGCGGCGCCACGAGCGTCCTCGACTACACGGACGGCGAGGTCGCCGGATCACCAGCCGTCACCCGCAACGACCACGGGGCCGGAGCTGCCTGGTACGTCTCCACCGTCCTCGCCGCGGAGACGCTCCGAGGACTCCTCCGCGACGTCCTCGACGAGGCCGGGGTGTCGCCGGACCCCGCCGCCCAGCCGGGACTCGAGGTCGTCCGACGCCGTGACGACCAGCACGAGTGGGTGTTCCTGCTCAACCACACCGACCGGGCCGTCGAGCACCACGAGGCGGGCCACGAACTCGTCGCCGACCGCGCCGTCGCCGGCACCACGACCATCGCCCCCGGTGGCACCCAGATCATCCGCACGGACAGGAAGCGCCCATGA